From the Marispirochaeta aestuarii genome, the window CATCTTTTTATTGTAGTGTATCCGCTTTTCTAAAATCCATACTGCTGAGAAAAATTATCATGAAGAAATTGCCCGGGAGGCATCCACCATGGCCTTCAGGTTCTCCGCCGCTGTTCCCGGCACAACCTCGCAGCCCGAGCCCAGGATGAATCCGCCCTCGAGTCCCTTAACCGATTCAATACAGCGTACCGATTCTTTCCTGACGAGTTCCGGGTTTCCCTGAAAGAGAACCGTGGTCGGCTCCAGGTTGCCCATGAGGCTTATGTCGGGTCCTGCAAGTTCCCGGGCATCAGCCAGCTCGACCTTTGCATCGATTTCCAGGACATCGGCCCCTGTCTTTGCCATAAGGGGAAGGATTTTCCGGGTATCCCCGCAGATATGGAGGATTGTCACTGCAGCCTTTTCACGCGCCGCCGGTGCAAGGGCGGAAAAAACCTTTACCTCCCAGGGATAAACGTACTTCTCGTAGATAGCCGGGGAGATCATGCTCAGGGAGGCCAGGGAGTCTCCGGCCTGGGCGGTGTCCGAACCCGTATCCAGGGCCGCTTTGAGAAAGAGGATAAGGGCGTCCGAGGAGAGTTCCATAACCCTGAAGATCTGCTCCTCCTTCTCGCGGTCCTCGTCGGCCTCACAAAGGGCAATCTGGGTCAGGAACTCGGTGGTTCCTCCCACCAGGTAACTCGCCAGGGAGAAAGGACCCGTTCCCGGGGCGCGTACGGCAACTTCGTTGCCGAAGTGCTCACGCAGAAGGGCGACGGCCTCCAGGTAAACCGGCATACGGCCGTCCTTCCAGGGATCCGGAACCTTCAGGCGATCGACCTGATCGAGACTCTCCACTGCAGGAGCCGTGAGGTTCGGGGTTGTGTTCACCGGCTGGTTTATTTGGCAGCCGAAGCCCTCGGCAATGTAGTAGTTATCCGACTGGGCGACCACCACATCCTGGCCCACGGCCTCCCAGGCGCGGATCTGGGCTTCCGCCATCTTTTTGGGGTCCGTATTGTAGACGGATATGGGGATTCCAGCCAGCACAGCCCCGAAATTGCCGCAGTAGGGGGCCACCGGAACCCTGTCCAGGCTGCCCCCCCGAACCGCCGCGAGAAAACGTTCCCTGGAGGTCACAGGCACAGCTCCATCAGCTGTCGGCTTAAAGGTACTGCGGACTCCGCATCGGGGGTGGAGGTCTGAATCATCACCCCCCGTCTGCCGAAATAATCGAGGATCTTCTTCGTAT encodes:
- a CDS encoding uroporphyrinogen decarboxylase family protein; amino-acid sequence: MTSRERFLAAVRGGSLDRVPVAPYCGNFGAVLAGIPISVYNTDPKKMAEAQIRAWEAVGQDVVVAQSDNYYIAEGFGCQINQPVNTTPNLTAPAVESLDQVDRLKVPDPWKDGRMPVYLEAVALLREHFGNEVAVRAPGTGPFSLASYLVGGTTEFLTQIALCEADEDREKEEQIFRVMELSSDALILFLKAALDTGSDTAQAGDSLASLSMISPAIYEKYVYPWEVKVFSALAPAAREKAAVTILHICGDTRKILPLMAKTGADVLEIDAKVELADARELAGPDISLMGNLEPTTVLFQGNPELVRKESVRCIESVKGLEGGFILGSGCEVVPGTAAENLKAMVDASRAISS